From a single Dysidea avara chromosome 14, odDysAvar1.4, whole genome shotgun sequence genomic region:
- the LOC136244410 gene encoding uncharacterized protein isoform X2 — protein sequence MMYNLLFVAEEVVCTASHMREDGVLIKVAVQDINQWADPSNVFKLTYKIKCLPALVNINTGYKLEGENCCKELLVRRVLGVKMVVQPKSESMLTNGLHFTSLLNNVDKEFDNLSKYQKEMVLFNLHKLCAPFKCENLASTLDKLSKRDFLSLLPPEIAYKILEHLDHSSLGCSAVVSRVWYSLVTSNHKLWLKAIDSLTLHEELKERKLKYVQPYRLYVNYKRKLHYFKHIAVEMHFPDVKEFVHSGELQRIKEIRNAPDGSIALGHSMAQPHDIFRKYRITSSSKLLSTIKTIHTMSCRVNNKFLFCSSIGGRWMCYDWKTGKEVYTIQTRDYGYDERSYAAFADPCNKCCMLGVFSSNRVSFTPNGDCYCAIKFVVPYVNEYCELQVGIRIARFMLDATEQLNIIYHHAVVSEEIKFYCGNEKSSHMPCEKHKMIFQQQDFQVFIYEMETRHEQGPCSLLPVLLYRFKPDVQLDIPQEAFGPHKFCLSKDMSIMGYASGPKYVWYNVDGKMRRNATIEGDPFLTVIAIGDVFSILAVVTTEFFRLLIVESASGKIVKVFPDLTPTQGWRGRSYDFTAAPLDVDWLNDITDSPELFDKTVPMLATVYGAGVFVIWHCVP from the exons GTGGGCTGATCCTAGTAATGTGTTCAAACTTACATACAAGATCAAGTGCTTGCCAGCATTGGTTAATATTAACACA GGGTACAAGCTTGAAGGGGAGAACTGCTGTAAGGAGCTGTTAGTTAGAAGAGTACTTG GTGTCAAAATGGTGGTGCAACCCAAGTCAGAATCAATGCTAACAAATGGCTTACACTTTACATCATTGCTGAACAATGTTGATAAGGAATTTGATAACCTTAGCAAATACCAGAAAGAAATGGTTCTCTTCAATCTTCATAAACTTTGTGCACCATTTAAATGTGAAAACCTGGCAAGCACACTGGACAAGTTGTCAAAGCGAGACTTTCTCAGTCTTCTCCCGCCTGAAATAGCTTACAAGATTTTGGAGCACCTTGATCACTCGTCACTTGGTTGTAGTGCTGTGGTCAGTCGAGTATGGTATTCTTTGGTTACCAGCAATCACAAGTTGTGGCTTAAAGCGATAGATTCTCTAACACTGCACGAAGAATTGAAGGAACGGAAATTGAAGTACGTGCAGCCGTACAGACTGTATGTCAACTACAAGAGAAAGCTTCACTACTTCAAGCACATAGCAGTGGAGATGCACTTCCCAGATGTCAAAGAGTTTGTTCATTCTGGTGAACTGCAGCGCATCAAAGAGATCCGCAATGCCCCTGATGGTAGCATAGCATTGGGCCATTCAATGGCCCAACCACATGACATTTTCCGCAAGTACAGGATCACTTCTTCTTCCAAGCTACTGTCCACAATTAAGACCATACACACAATGAGTTGTCGAGTGAACAATAAGTTTCTATTCTGCAGTTCTATTGGTGGAAGGTGGATGTGTTATGACTGGAAGACAGGAAAGGaggtgtacactattcaaacgAGAGATTATGGATATGATGAGCGTAGCTATGCTGCTTTTGCTGATCCTTGTAACAAGTGTTGTATGCTTGGAGTGTTTAGTTCAAACAGGGTCAGTTTTACTCCAAATGGTGACTGCTACTGTGCAATTAAGTTTGTTGTTCCGTATGTAAACGAGTATTGTGAACTTCAGGTTGGTATTCGGATTGCCCGTTTCATGTTAGATGCTACAGAGCAGTTGAATATCATCTACCACCATGCTGTGGTTAGTGAGGAAATAAAGTTTTATTGTGGCAATGAAAAATCTTCGCATATGCCTTGTGAAAAGCATAAGATGATATTTCAACAACAAGATTTTCAGGTTTTTATTTATGAAATGGAGACCCGTCATGAGCAAGGCCCATGCAGTCTTCTTCCAGTGTTGTTGTATCGCTTCAAGCCTGACGTCCAACTAGACATTCCCCAAGAAGCGTTTGGCCCCCACAAGTTCTGCCTGTCTAAGGACATGAGCATAATGGGATATGCCAGTGGACCAAAGTACGTCTGGTACAATGTAGATGGGAAAATGCGCAGGAATGCAACCATTGAAGGTGATCCTTTTCTTACAGTGATTGCAATTGGCGATGTCTTTTCAATATTGGCTGTAGTGACCACCGAGTTTTTTAGGCTTTTAATTGTGGAAAGTGCTTCTGGTAAAATCGTCAAAGTGTTTCCTGACTTGACACCAACTCAAGGCTGGCGTGGCAGAAGTTATGATTTTACAGCAGCTCCTCTGGACGTTGATTGGTTGAATGACATTACAGATTCTCCAGAACTGTTTGATAAAACTGTACCAATGCTAGCTACTGTTTATGGGGCGGGTGTATTTGTCATCTGGCATTGCGTACCATAG
- the LOC136244410 gene encoding uncharacterized protein isoform X3, which translates to MVVQPKSESMLTNGLHFTSLLNNVDKEFDNLSKYQKEMVLFNLHKLCAPFKCENLASTLDKLSKRDFLSLLPPEIAYKILEHLDHSSLGCSAVVSRVWYSLVTSNHKLWLKAIDSLTLHEELKERKLKYVQPYRLYVNYKRKLHYFKHIAVEMHFPDVKEFVHSGELQRIKEIRNAPDGSIALGHSMAQPHDIFRKYRITSSSKLLSTIKTIHTMSCRVNNKFLFCSSIGGRWMCYDWKTGKEVYTIQTRDYGYDERSYAAFADPCNKCCMLGVFSSNRVSFTPNGDCYCAIKFVVPYVNEYCELQVGIRIARFMLDATEQLNIIYHHAVVSEEIKFYCGNEKSSHMPCEKHKMIFQQQDFQVFIYEMETRHEQGPCSLLPVLLYRFKPDVQLDIPQEAFGPHKFCLSKDMSIMGYASGPKYVWYNVDGKMRRNATIEGDPFLTVIAIGDVFSILAVVTTEFFRLLIVESASGKIVKVFPDLTPTQGWRGRSYDFTAAPLDVDWLNDITDSPELFDKTVPMLATVYGAGVFVIWHCVP; encoded by the coding sequence ATGGTGGTGCAACCCAAGTCAGAATCAATGCTAACAAATGGCTTACACTTTACATCATTGCTGAACAATGTTGATAAGGAATTTGATAACCTTAGCAAATACCAGAAAGAAATGGTTCTCTTCAATCTTCATAAACTTTGTGCACCATTTAAATGTGAAAACCTGGCAAGCACACTGGACAAGTTGTCAAAGCGAGACTTTCTCAGTCTTCTCCCGCCTGAAATAGCTTACAAGATTTTGGAGCACCTTGATCACTCGTCACTTGGTTGTAGTGCTGTGGTCAGTCGAGTATGGTATTCTTTGGTTACCAGCAATCACAAGTTGTGGCTTAAAGCGATAGATTCTCTAACACTGCACGAAGAATTGAAGGAACGGAAATTGAAGTACGTGCAGCCGTACAGACTGTATGTCAACTACAAGAGAAAGCTTCACTACTTCAAGCACATAGCAGTGGAGATGCACTTCCCAGATGTCAAAGAGTTTGTTCATTCTGGTGAACTGCAGCGCATCAAAGAGATCCGCAATGCCCCTGATGGTAGCATAGCATTGGGCCATTCAATGGCCCAACCACATGACATTTTCCGCAAGTACAGGATCACTTCTTCTTCCAAGCTACTGTCCACAATTAAGACCATACACACAATGAGTTGTCGAGTGAACAATAAGTTTCTATTCTGCAGTTCTATTGGTGGAAGGTGGATGTGTTATGACTGGAAGACAGGAAAGGaggtgtacactattcaaacgAGAGATTATGGATATGATGAGCGTAGCTATGCTGCTTTTGCTGATCCTTGTAACAAGTGTTGTATGCTTGGAGTGTTTAGTTCAAACAGGGTCAGTTTTACTCCAAATGGTGACTGCTACTGTGCAATTAAGTTTGTTGTTCCGTATGTAAACGAGTATTGTGAACTTCAGGTTGGTATTCGGATTGCCCGTTTCATGTTAGATGCTACAGAGCAGTTGAATATCATCTACCACCATGCTGTGGTTAGTGAGGAAATAAAGTTTTATTGTGGCAATGAAAAATCTTCGCATATGCCTTGTGAAAAGCATAAGATGATATTTCAACAACAAGATTTTCAGGTTTTTATTTATGAAATGGAGACCCGTCATGAGCAAGGCCCATGCAGTCTTCTTCCAGTGTTGTTGTATCGCTTCAAGCCTGACGTCCAACTAGACATTCCCCAAGAAGCGTTTGGCCCCCACAAGTTCTGCCTGTCTAAGGACATGAGCATAATGGGATATGCCAGTGGACCAAAGTACGTCTGGTACAATGTAGATGGGAAAATGCGCAGGAATGCAACCATTGAAGGTGATCCTTTTCTTACAGTGATTGCAATTGGCGATGTCTTTTCAATATTGGCTGTAGTGACCACCGAGTTTTTTAGGCTTTTAATTGTGGAAAGTGCTTCTGGTAAAATCGTCAAAGTGTTTCCTGACTTGACACCAACTCAAGGCTGGCGTGGCAGAAGTTATGATTTTACAGCAGCTCCTCTGGACGTTGATTGGTTGAATGACATTACAGATTCTCCAGAACTGTTTGATAAAACTGTACCAATGCTAGCTACTGTTTATGGGGCGGGTGTATTTGTCATCTGGCATTGCGTACCATAG